A genome region from Hevea brasiliensis isolate MT/VB/25A 57/8 chromosome 9, ASM3005281v1, whole genome shotgun sequence includes the following:
- the LOC110636328 gene encoding elongation factor G-2, chloroplastic isoform X1, whose protein sequence is MAAETLRLTGSSSYSLCTFNDFPTARGATSSSRPIRFLGLPLRASVSPSSISSSLSHFLGSMRFGSQFSKVSISCQQQRRRRNLSVFAMAADEAKRAVPLKDYRNIGIMAHIDAGKTTTTERILYYTGRNYKIGEVHEGTATMDWMEQEQERGITITSAATTTFWNKHRINIIDTPGHVDFTLEVERALRVLDGAICLFDSVAGVEPQSETVWRQADKYGVPRICFVNKMDRLGANFFRTRDMIITNLGAKPLVIQIPIGSEDNFQGVIDLVKMKAILWSGEELGAKFVYDDIPADLEELAQEYRALLIENIVESDDDAMEKYLEGVEPDEETIKKLIRKGTIASSFVPVLCGSAFKNKGVQPLLDAVVDYLPSPLDLPSMNGTDPENPEVTIERTASDDEPFSGLAFKIMSDPFVGSLTFVRVYAGKLAAGSYALNANKGKKERIGRLLEMHANSREDVKLALTGDIIALAGLKDTITGETLCDPDNPIVLERMDFPDPVIKVAIEPKTKADIDKMATGLIKLAQEDPSFHFSRDEEINQTVIEGMGELHLEIIVDRLKREFKVEANVGAPQVNYRESISKVSEVKYVHKKQSGGQGQFADVTIRFEPMEPGSGYEFKSEIKGGAVPKEYIPGVMKGLEECMNNGVLAGYPVVDVRAVLVDGSYHDVDSSVLAFQLAARGAFRDGMKRAGPKMLEPIMKVEVVTPEEHLGDVIGDLNSRRGQINSFGDKPGGLKVVDALVPLAEMFQYVSTLRGMTKGRASYTMQLSKFDVVPQHIQNQLASKEQEVAA, encoded by the exons ATGGCGGCAGAGACTCTGAGATTAACCGGTTCCAGTTCATATTCGCTTTGCACCTTCAATGACTTTCCAACGGCAAGGGGAGCTACCTCTTCCTCCAGACCGATTCGGTTTCTGGGTCTCCCTCTTCGAGCTTCAGTCTctccttcttcaatctcttcgTCGCTTTCTCATTTTTTGGGAAGCATGCGTTTTGGCTCACAGTTTTCCAAGGTCTCTATTTCATGTCAACAGCAACGGAGGAGGAGAAACTTGTCTGTCTTTGCCATGGCCGCTGAcg AGGCAAAGCGTGCAGTACCACTGAAAGATTACCGCAACATTGGAATTATGGCTCACATAGATGCAGGAAAGACTACTACAACTGAACGGATACTGTACTATACAGGAAGAAACTATAAAATAGGTGAAGTACATGAAGGAACAGCTACAATGGACTGGATGGAGCAAGAACAAGAAAGAGGAATCACCATTACTTCTGCTGCAACTACCACATTCTGGAACAAACACCGGATTAACATTATTGATACTCCTGGCCATGTTGATTTCACACTTGAAGTGGAACGGGCGCTCAGGGTTTTGGATGGTGCTATCTGCCTATTTGACAGTGTAGCTGGTGTGGAACCACAGTCTGAAACTGTGTGGAGGCAAGCTGATAAATATGGAGTGCCAAGAATTTGCTTTGTCAATAAGATGGATCGCCTTGGAGCAAACTTTTTTAGAACAAGAGACATGATAATAACAAACCTGGGTGCTAAACCTCTTGTTATTCAAATTCCAATTGGTTCAGAAGATAATTTTCAAGGGGTTATTGATCTTGTAAAAATGAAAGCTATACTTTGGTCAGGAGAAGAATTAGGTGCAAAGTTTGTATATGATGATATTCCCGCTGATCTTGAAGAGTTGGCTCAAGAATACCGAGCACTGTTGATAGAGAATATAGTTGAGTCGGATGATGATGCTATGGAGAAATATCTAGAAGGAGTTGAACCTGATGAAGAaaccataaaaaaattaattaggaaGGGCACAATTGCCAGCAGTTTTGTGCCAGTCTTATGTGGGTCTGCTTTTAAAAATAAGGGTGTTCAGCCATTGCTTGATGCTGTTGTTGATTATTTGCCTTCTCCTCTTGATTTGCCATCTATGAACGGTACTGATCCTGAGAACCCTGAAGTAACAATTGAAAGGACTGCAAGTGATGATGAACCGTTTTCTGGACTAGCTTTCAAGATCATGAGTGATCCATTTGTGGGATCCCTCACATTTGTGAGAGTTTATGCAGGGAAGCTAGCTGCAGGATCTTATGCATTGAACGCAAACAAAGGAAAGAAGGAGAGAATCGGAAGATTGCTAGAAATGCATGCCAACAGTAGGGAGGATGTTAAGTTAGCTTTAACTGGTGATATTATCGCTCTGGCAGGTCTAAAAGATACCATAACTGGCGAAACACTCTGTGATCCTGATAATCCTATTGTGCTTGAACGAATGGACTTCCCTGATCCTGTGATCAAGGTTGCAATTGAAcccaagactaaagctgatatcgATAAGATGGCAACTGGGTTGATCAAACTTGCTCAGGAGGACCCTTCTTTCCACTTCTCACGAGATGAAGAAATCAACCAGACTGTTATTGAAGGAATGGGGGAATTGCATCTTGAGATTATTGTAGATCGCCTGAAGAGAGAATTTAAG GTGGAAGCTAATGTTGGTGCACCCCAAGTAAACTATCGTGAAAGCATTTCCAAAGTTTCAGAAGTGAAGTATGTGCATAAAAAACAGTCTGGTGGACAAGGACAGTTTGCAGATGTAACAATACGGTTTGAACCTATGGAGCCAGGCAGTGGATATGAGTTCAAAAGTGAAATTAAGGGAGGTGCAGTGCCAAAAGAATATATTCCTGGTGTGATGAAAGGATTGGAAGAGTGCATGAATAATGGAGTGCTTGCAGGTTATCCTGTGGTGGATGTACGTGCTGTGTTGGTAGATGGTTCTTACCATGATGTGGATTCAAGTGTTTTGGCATTTCAATTGGCAGCTAGGGGAGCTTTCCGAGATGGCATGAAGAGAGCTGGCCCAAAGATgctagaacctataatgaaagtTGAAGTGGTCACCCCTGAAGAACATTTGGGAGATGTTATCGGTGATCTCAACTCTAGAAGAGGTCAGATTAACAGCTTCGGTGACAAACCTGGTGGCCTGAAG GTGGTTGATGCCCTTGTTCCGCTGGCGGAGATGTTTCAATATGTTAGTACTCTTAGGGGAATGACAAAAGGTCGCGCATCCTATACCATGCAATTATCCAAGTTTGATGTTGTCCCTCAACACATTCAAAACCAGCTTGCTTCAAAGGAGCAAGAAGTTGCTGCTTGA
- the LOC110636328 gene encoding elongation factor G-2, chloroplastic isoform X2 encodes MTFQRQGELPLPPDRFGFWVSLFELQSLLLQSLRRFLIFWEACVLAHSFPRSLFHVNSNGGGETCLSLPWPLTVSLSLSFSILSVFARAADEAKRAVPLKDYRNIGIMAHIDAGKTTTTERILYYTGRNYKIGEVHEGTATMDWMEQEQERGITITSAATTTFWNKHRINIIDTPGHVDFTLEVERALRVLDGAICLFDSVAGVEPQSETVWRQADKYGVPRICFVNKMDRLGANFFRTRDMIITNLGAKPLVIQIPIGSEDNFQGVIDLVKMKAILWSGEELGAKFVYDDIPADLEELAQEYRALLIENIVESDDDAMEKYLEGVEPDEETIKKLIRKGTIASSFVPVLCGSAFKNKGVQPLLDAVVDYLPSPLDLPSMNGTDPENPEVTIERTASDDEPFSGLAFKIMSDPFVGSLTFVRVYAGKLAAGSYALNANKGKKERIGRLLEMHANSREDVKLALTGDIIALAGLKDTITGETLCDPDNPIVLERMDFPDPVIKVAIEPKTKADIDKMATGLIKLAQEDPSFHFSRDEEINQTVIEGMGELHLEIIVDRLKREFKVEANVGAPQVNYRESISKVSEVKYVHKKQSGGQGQFADVTIRFEPMEPGSGYEFKSEIKGGAVPKEYIPGVMKGLEECMNNGVLAGYPVVDVRAVLVDGSYHDVDSSVLAFQLAARGAFRDGMKRAGPKMLEPIMKVEVVTPEEHLGDVIGDLNSRRGQINSFGDKPGGLKVVDALVPLAEMFQYVSTLRGMTKGRASYTMQLSKFDVVPQHIQNQLASKEQEVAA; translated from the exons ATGACTTTCCAACGGCAAGGGGAGCTACCTCTTCCTCCAGACCGATTCGGTTTCTGGGTCTCCCTCTTCGAGCTTCAGTCTctccttcttcaatctcttcgTCGCTTTCTCATTTTTTGGGAAGCATGCGTTTTGGCTCACAGTTTTCCAAGGTCTCTATTTCATGTCAACAGCAACGGAGGAGGAGAAACTTGTCTGTCTTTGCCATGGCCGCTGAcggtctctctttctctctctttttcgatTTTGTCTGTCTTTGCCAGGGCCGCTGAcg AGGCAAAGCGTGCAGTACCACTGAAAGATTACCGCAACATTGGAATTATGGCTCACATAGATGCAGGAAAGACTACTACAACTGAACGGATACTGTACTATACAGGAAGAAACTATAAAATAGGTGAAGTACATGAAGGAACAGCTACAATGGACTGGATGGAGCAAGAACAAGAAAGAGGAATCACCATTACTTCTGCTGCAACTACCACATTCTGGAACAAACACCGGATTAACATTATTGATACTCCTGGCCATGTTGATTTCACACTTGAAGTGGAACGGGCGCTCAGGGTTTTGGATGGTGCTATCTGCCTATTTGACAGTGTAGCTGGTGTGGAACCACAGTCTGAAACTGTGTGGAGGCAAGCTGATAAATATGGAGTGCCAAGAATTTGCTTTGTCAATAAGATGGATCGCCTTGGAGCAAACTTTTTTAGAACAAGAGACATGATAATAACAAACCTGGGTGCTAAACCTCTTGTTATTCAAATTCCAATTGGTTCAGAAGATAATTTTCAAGGGGTTATTGATCTTGTAAAAATGAAAGCTATACTTTGGTCAGGAGAAGAATTAGGTGCAAAGTTTGTATATGATGATATTCCCGCTGATCTTGAAGAGTTGGCTCAAGAATACCGAGCACTGTTGATAGAGAATATAGTTGAGTCGGATGATGATGCTATGGAGAAATATCTAGAAGGAGTTGAACCTGATGAAGAaaccataaaaaaattaattaggaaGGGCACAATTGCCAGCAGTTTTGTGCCAGTCTTATGTGGGTCTGCTTTTAAAAATAAGGGTGTTCAGCCATTGCTTGATGCTGTTGTTGATTATTTGCCTTCTCCTCTTGATTTGCCATCTATGAACGGTACTGATCCTGAGAACCCTGAAGTAACAATTGAAAGGACTGCAAGTGATGATGAACCGTTTTCTGGACTAGCTTTCAAGATCATGAGTGATCCATTTGTGGGATCCCTCACATTTGTGAGAGTTTATGCAGGGAAGCTAGCTGCAGGATCTTATGCATTGAACGCAAACAAAGGAAAGAAGGAGAGAATCGGAAGATTGCTAGAAATGCATGCCAACAGTAGGGAGGATGTTAAGTTAGCTTTAACTGGTGATATTATCGCTCTGGCAGGTCTAAAAGATACCATAACTGGCGAAACACTCTGTGATCCTGATAATCCTATTGTGCTTGAACGAATGGACTTCCCTGATCCTGTGATCAAGGTTGCAATTGAAcccaagactaaagctgatatcgATAAGATGGCAACTGGGTTGATCAAACTTGCTCAGGAGGACCCTTCTTTCCACTTCTCACGAGATGAAGAAATCAACCAGACTGTTATTGAAGGAATGGGGGAATTGCATCTTGAGATTATTGTAGATCGCCTGAAGAGAGAATTTAAG GTGGAAGCTAATGTTGGTGCACCCCAAGTAAACTATCGTGAAAGCATTTCCAAAGTTTCAGAAGTGAAGTATGTGCATAAAAAACAGTCTGGTGGACAAGGACAGTTTGCAGATGTAACAATACGGTTTGAACCTATGGAGCCAGGCAGTGGATATGAGTTCAAAAGTGAAATTAAGGGAGGTGCAGTGCCAAAAGAATATATTCCTGGTGTGATGAAAGGATTGGAAGAGTGCATGAATAATGGAGTGCTTGCAGGTTATCCTGTGGTGGATGTACGTGCTGTGTTGGTAGATGGTTCTTACCATGATGTGGATTCAAGTGTTTTGGCATTTCAATTGGCAGCTAGGGGAGCTTTCCGAGATGGCATGAAGAGAGCTGGCCCAAAGATgctagaacctataatgaaagtTGAAGTGGTCACCCCTGAAGAACATTTGGGAGATGTTATCGGTGATCTCAACTCTAGAAGAGGTCAGATTAACAGCTTCGGTGACAAACCTGGTGGCCTGAAG GTGGTTGATGCCCTTGTTCCGCTGGCGGAGATGTTTCAATATGTTAGTACTCTTAGGGGAATGACAAAAGGTCGCGCATCCTATACCATGCAATTATCCAAGTTTGATGTTGTCCCTCAACACATTCAAAACCAGCTTGCTTCAAAGGAGCAAGAAGTTGCTGCTTGA